From Echeneis naucrates chromosome 7, fEcheNa1.1, whole genome shotgun sequence, one genomic window encodes:
- the vwa1 gene encoding von Willebrand factor A domain-containing protein 1: protein MESRMLTCWTLLCLCLLLRPAAPQQPAPEGVLNCCEGDVLFLLDSSGSVSSYEHSRMLTFLSELLLPFSLGEDQVRVGLLQVGTQPRVEFGFGTFTTQRGLQEALSNTKPLRGDTNTVEALRMAKELVLKPGVTDGARAGLPRVLVWLTDGVKPGDVVGPMAELQDEGVAVLVVSTGHGNYQVLRQVVSPPVENNLYFVDIDDMNIITNEVRDAIIEIIRAERINVRDVSTNSATLQWRPVLSGLRGYYEIRFAPVLSKGSGGGGRGETGTSPSTGGSQYQRLTQSAQSSSITLTGLKPDTTYTATLTPESNEQAFNALSVTFTTKSEVLSPAVVSISELGQTSVRVSWGPPQPETVQSFYIEYSALPRGKIHAVTLGGTQNSTLLRDLQPDTTYLVTVSARHASGKERAMSVKVCTQEVTPALADLQLTTVGSDSVQVDWKGSMDGLRGYWLTWEGQKTSAPGQRSSLYLPPDSLSTRLTHLPPSTRVCVSPIYRTARGEGLCCTAQFQSDALAYGYQS, encoded by the exons ATGGAGAGCCGCATGCTGACCTGCTggactctgctgtgtttgtgtttgctcctGCGGCCGGCGGCTCCACAGCAGCCAGCACCTGAAGGAG TGCTGAACTGCTGTGAGGGTGATGTGCTCTTCCTATTGGATTCCTCAGGCAGCGTGTCATCTTATGAGCACTCCCGCATGCTCACCTTCCTTTCTGAgctcctccttcccttctcaCTGGGGGAGGACCAAGTGAGGGTAGGACTCCTGCAGGTGGGCACCCAACCACGTGTTGAGTTTGGCTTTGGCACCTTTACCACCCAAAGGGGCCTCCAGGAGGCTCTGAGTAACACCAAACCTCTCAGGGGCGATACCAACACTGTGGAGGCACTGAGGATGGCGAAGGAGTTGGTGCTGAAACCCGGAGTGACAGATGGTGCCCGGGCAGGGCTCCCAAGGGTGCTGGTTTGGTTGACAGACGGCGTAAAACCAGGGGATGTGGTTGGACCAATGGCTGAGCTGCAGGATGAAGGCGTCGCTGTGCTGGTGGTCTCCACAGGGCATGGCAACTATCAAGTTTTGAGGCAGGTGGTGAGCCCACCTGTGGAGAACAACTTGTACTTTGTGGATATTGATGATATGAATATCATCACAAATGAAGTGCGGGATGCCATCATTG agataaTCCGAGCTGAAAGAATCAATGTCCGCGATGTCTCCACCAACTCTGCCACACTCCAGTGGCGACCTGTTCTCTCTGGTTTGAGGGGCTACTATGAGATCCGCTTTGCCCCAGTTTTGTCGAAAGGCTCGGGAGGTGGCGGAAGGGGTGAAACTGGGACCAGTCCGAGCACTGGTGGAAGTCAATACCAGAGACTCACTCAGTCTGCTCAGTCCAGCTCTATTACTCTAACAGGCCTGAAGCCTGACACGACATACACTGCCACACTGACCCCAGAATCCAATGAACAGGCATTCAACGCACTCTCTGTCACCTTCACAACGAAGTCAG AGGTGTTGAGCCCAGCTGTGGTTTCCATCTCTGAGTTGGGACAAACTAGCGTACGGGTGAGTTGGGGTCCTCCTCAGCCGGAAACAGTCCAAAGTTTCTACATTGAATACTCAGCTCTGCCCAGGGGTAAGATCCACGCTGTCACATTGGGCGGAACACAGAACTCTACTCTCCTCAGAGACCTCCAACCAGATACCACTTACTTGGTCACCGTTAGTGCCCGGCATGCCTCAGGCAAGGAGAGGGCCATGTCTGTCAAAGTGTGCACTCAGGAAG TGACTCCAGCCTTAGCAGACCTCCAGCTGACCACGGTGGGCAGCGACTCGGTGCAAGTGGACTGGAAAGGAAGCATGGATGGTTTGAGGGGCTACTGGCTCACCTGGGAGGGACAGAAAACCTCTGCCCCAGGCCAGCGCTCCTCCCTCTATCTGCCGCCGGACTCTTTGTCAACACGCCTCACACACCTCCCCCCATCAActcgagtgtgtgtgtcacccATTTACCGGACGGCGCGGGGGGAGGGACTGTGTTGCACGGCACAGTTTCAGTCAG ATGCACTAGCTTATGGCTACCAATCATAG